The Atribacteraceae bacterium genome includes the window TTACACAAAGAGCAAGATAATAACACCCCCGGGAGTCCAGCGGCTGCCGGCGGTCAGGGGGCTTAGTGAAATAAAGGGAGGATAGACGATGGGATGGGAGCAGATAAGTTTTCCCTTCATATTCGGGGCCTTAAGTAGTATCGGGATCTGTCTGGTCTCATGTACGCCTATCTTAATCGCTTATCTGATCTCCACCGAAAGAGACCCGCGCAAATTTATCGGCTGGTTTCTCCTTTTTATTGGCGCCCGCGCGGCCGTATTCATCGCCCTGACGCTTCTGATTTTATTGCTGGGGCGACTGGCTCTTGACTTCATCAGGGAATACGCCTTGGTGCTGCGTATCGTCGGGGGAATGTTTATCGCCGCGGCCGGAGCGTTGATCTTCTTCGATATCGGTACAAAACTCCGTTTTTTCCGCACGAAATCGCGGGGCTTCCTCCTGTTGGCCACCCTTTTCGGTATCAAGCCCTGCTTGCCTCATATCGCTATATGGGGCTATCTATTAACAGCGGTAGGAGTGCCGATGGTCGAGCGCGTTATCGTACCGGCGATAGCGGTATTGCAAGCGGCGGTTATCGCGGTAGCGTTTTCCATCGGAGAGAACATCGTTCCCATAATCCTCGGTAGCCTGGGTAGCAAGTCAATGCGTTACTTTCGGGGACGGGGGTTTGTCATCGCTACTAAAGTAGGTGGTGTCGCCCTGTTCATACTGGGAATTGCCTTTATCTTCTACGATAGAATAGCTCCGGTCATCGCGCGGATATTAACCTAAAACAAGCCAGCTCCGAATGGAACAAGCTGGGTGAGTCGGTAGGATTTGGGGAAATTTTTCCCAACCTTGACTCTTCCAGTGAGGATATGATGCAATAAATGCGTAGCAAAAACGAAAATACTAAACAAAGGAGAAAGTGAACATGAGTGCTTCAAACAAAACAGCAAAAACGGCAGCACCCCCTGCTCATTTTCGTTATCTGCTTGCCGGAATAGGTTTTCTGGTGACCTTGTGCCTGGGTACCCTCTATGCCTGGTCAATATTCGTGCCTGCATTGGAGCAGGAATTTGGTTGGACCAGGGCAACGGTTACCATCCCCTTTACCGTCGCCGGCGTTGTGTTTGCCTTTGGCATGGCTCCGGCAGGCCGTCTTTTGGATCTGAAAGGTCCGAAACCATCACTCCTGCTGAGCGCTGTTCTGGTTGTAGTGGGCTATGGATTAGCTTCTATGGCCGGGAATTTGTGGTGGCTGATTATTAGTTACGGTGTGATCATGGGAGCGGCTATTGCCACCGGTTATTCGGCGACGGTAGCCGGAGGACTCAAATGGTTCCCGGATTTGAGAGGAACGGCAACCGGTATCCTGGTGGGTGGTTTTGGTGCCGCTGCTGCTGTTTTCGGCCCGATAGCACATTTTTTGGTTGCTGAATATGGCTGGAGAAATGCTTTTGTGGTTTTGGGCATTATATTTGCAGTAATCATTGGTGCCTCTTCCTTGGTTATAAAAAATCCAAAACCCGGCTGGAGACCGGCCGGGTGGGACCCTACCGCCTCCAAAGGTATACGGAAACACTCACCAGAATATACAGGCTTTGAATTTCCCCTTAAAGAGATGCTCAAGACCCCCCAGTTCAGGCTGATGTGGACACAATACGTATTAATTCTATGTGCCGGCTTCACTATAATTGTACACCTTAAATTGCTGGCTTTAGACAGTGGCTTTTCACCAGCCGCGGCTGCGGGACTGGTCGCTTTGGTCGGTATATTTAATTTGGGTGGGCGGTTTATTCTCAGTCCGTTATCTGATGTGATCGGCAGACTCAAGTCTTTCACCATAGTAGGGTCTCTCATGTTAATTGCCTCAGTTTCCGCTTCCCTCTCGGTCATATTAAATGCACCGGGGATATTGTATTTTACCGCCGCGGTTGGAGGCAGCGCTTTCGGGGGGTATTTGGCCCTGTCTCCGGCTTTTACCGCGGACATGTGGGGTATGAAAAGCGTAGGAGTCAATTATGGGGCCATGTTTACGGGTTGGGGCGTCGCTTCTTTTGTGGGTCCCTTCTTTGCCGGGTTGGTATACGATATTGCCGGCACGTATGTGCCGGTCTTTTTTATCTTTGGTTTCCTGTGTATTCCGGCTATTTTAATAGCTAAAATGCTGGTTAAACCTTCGGCATTAAAAGCTCATGCCGTGAAGATTGGACTCGCGAAAGTGGAGACAAAAAGTTAACCCTTTGTTCGAATTGAACCAAGAACCATGCCGGAGAGTATTTATACACGCGTATTTAAGAGGCCTCTATCGGGGACAATGGCCGGATTGGCTTGGGTTTCCTGGGAAAGGTGACCATCCCCCGTCTCTGGGATGCGGAATCCGACTTTCAGGGTGGGTGTCGGGACCGGAGGGGAGTGTTACGCCCGACTCCGGTCAGCGCACGGACTTTTGTCTTAAGGGGTGGTGATCGTGCCGGGTAAGCAGCGACGCACAATGCTGTACTGGTTTGTTCTTCCCGGGCTCATCGCTTTAATCCTTGTTGGGATTGGCGGTTTTCCTGACCGTCCATTACCGTACCAACCGGTGACAACTGAAGCAGTGGTACGTTTCGGGGATGTCCTCGTTGATCCTGAGGCCGGAGAGATTCGTTTTGATGGCGAGATTCGGCAGCCGGAGGGCTGGGTACGCTTCCTGGTCTATCTTGCAAGTTATCAATGGCTGCAAGAGGAAGCCGCGATTGTCTCCCCAGCGAATCTTTCCGACTTGCAAAAGGCGATTGCGCTACTTGACTGGCGCTTGTGGGACGGGCTATGGCATAGGGAAACAACTGGCCAGGAGGTAGACGTCTTCCTCCAATGGTCTGAGAATAAGGCTGACGCGAATGAACTGATACAACTGCCTGATCGCCTGGGTATAGGCGATTTGATATTTCTTGGTTCGCCTCTTTTTGATCCCCTTTTTCTCGACCGTTGCGAACAGACCGTAGTCTGCGTCGCGCTGGCACAGCGCGACCGATGTCCGCTCCTCTTCCTGCAGCAGAGCGTCAAAGAAAAGTTTACCCGCCCGGGCGGCGAAGCCGGATACCATTTGAACTCTGAGCGCTTACCGCTGGCGGGAAGCAAGGTCACTGTGATTATCCGGATTACCAGTATCCCGGAGGTTGGATGATGGACGAGGTTCTAAAACTATTCATCCTGGGAATCACCGTCTCCTTTGGGCCGTGTATCGCTCATTGCTCTATGGTAATATTGCCGTATATCGCCACCAACGCCCAGGACTGGAAAGGCGGACTCCAGGCCATATTGATATTTTCGCTGGCGCGTCTGGCTATCTATGGAGTACTGGGACTATTGGCCGGTCTGGTGGGGCGAACCATCATCGAGCGTCTGCTGCAGTTCGGACCCCCCATAATGATTACCGGCGGGGTACTTATTACCTCTTTGGGTCTTTATATCTTCTTACGCAAGAACGAGGCGGCGCATTGTCGGGTTACCGCCTGCAAGTCTATACACCAGGCCGGCATCAGGGATTCCGCTCTGCTGGGCATCTTTGCCGGAGTATTGCCCTGTCTGCCACTTTTAGGCGTGCTCACTTTCACCGCGCTCAATGCCCAGGATTTATGGCAGGGCACTTCCTATGGATTGGCCTTCGGCGTGGGAAAGCTCTTTTCACCGCTTATCCTGTTAGGAATCCTCGCCGGCAGCGCCCCGGCACTGCTCGCGCGCTACGGCAAAGCCTTCGGCTATTTCACCAAGCTCTGCGGGGTTGTCCTGATGGTCGTCGGACTCAGCTTGATCGTCCCGGGATTACGACCTCTGTAGTTATGAAGATAGGAGGTGTTCACTTGCGGAAAATTTTCCCCTCGCACCAAAAAACCAGGAATTATATCTTCATCGGACTCGTTGTCACCAGTGTTCTGGCAGGACTGGGACTGGCTTTTACCTTCCTCTTGCCCGATGCCGTCTTATCGGAACAGAAAGCTGTCGCTATAAGCCTTGTAGACTTATCGGAACAGGAGTCAGGTAAGGTTTATCCAGAGGCAATGTTCTGGGAGGCAATGGCTGATAACCAGGTTCAGTGTCAACTCTGCTTTCAGAACTGCGTTATCCCCGAAGGACAGCGCGGCATTTGCCGGGTGAGAATAAACCACGCCGGTCGGCTTTATACCCAGGTTCACAGTCGCGTAGCCTCTTGGCAGGTGATGCCGGTGGAGAAGGATACCATGCAACACCTGCATCCCGGGGCGAGTGTTTTTGCCATTGCCACCGCCTCGTGTAATCTCCGCTGCAAGCAATGCCATAACTGGAGCATTACCCAACGATACCCGGAAGATATCCGCTACTTCTATTGGCCACCGGAAGAAATAGTACGGCGCGCCATGGCCAGCGGGAGCACATTTATCAGCGGTACGATGAACGAACCGACTGTGTTCTTCGAGTATTTATACGACATCTTCCCACTGGCGCAGGAGGCAGGGATTAAGACGATGTTTCGCAGCAATGCGATGATGAATCCAGAGCCTCTGCAAACCATCCTGCAGTATACCGACGCCGTTTCGCTGGATCTGAAAGGATTCAGCGATGACTTCCATCGCAAGATACTGGGAGGAGAACTCCAGCCGGCCTTGGACACTCTTAAACTACTACGCGACTCCGGGGTCTGGTTCGAGATCACCAACCTGATCATCCCCACCTTGAACGACGATATGGAGGATATCCGCCGGATGGTCGAATGGATCAAGGAAAACCTGGGACCCGATGTTCCGATGCACTTCAACCGGTTCGTTCCCGCCTTCCAACTCACCCATCTGCCGATGACCCCGGTGAGCACCCTGGAACAGGCCTACCACATCGCCCGGGAGGTCGGTTTGAACTATGTTTATATCGGTAACGTCCCCGGTCATCCGAGCAATTCTACCTTCTGCCCCGGTTGCGGGACGAATCTGGTCCATCGTACCCATTTAGCTGTTTTATACAATAGAATCGCTGACGGGAGATGTCCGGATTGCGGAAAGAAAATCGCGGGGGTGTGGGAATGAAAAAGCGGACCTGGATCATTGTGTTGGCCGTGGTTGTGGGTAGCGCCGCCGCTATCCTGTCGATGATCCCGGATGATCCCGTCCCGACGCAGCTTCATCAACCGGTGGCCCTGGCCGAAGGCGAGGCCGGCGCTGTCGCGGCGCGCTTCTGGGAACCCCTGAACGATGGGCGCGCGCGCTGTTTACTCTGCGCGCATTTCTGCGTCGTCCCCCCCGGGGAGCGCGGGATCTGCCGGGTGCGCGAGAACCGGGAAGGCGCGCTCTATACCCTGGTGTACGGTCGGCTAGCCACTTTTCCAATCGCCCCCATTGAAAAAGACGGGATGTATCATGCCCTTCCGGGAACCGAGGTCCTGGCTATCGCCACCGCGGGATGTAATTTTCGCTGCCAACAGTGCCACAACTGGCATATCACCCAACGTGGGCCGGAAGATGTAGGGGCGCGCTGGTTCACTCCCCAAGAGGTAGTAGATTTAGCCCTGCGTGCCGGGGCGCGCACCATCACCGGAACCATCAACGAACCGACCGTCTTTTATGAATTCCTTTACGATGTGGCTGTCTTAGCCCGACAGGAGGGCTTAAGGATGCAGTTTCATACCAATGGGGCGATCGCCGAAGAAGCGTTGCGGGCTCTCTTGCGACGGATCGACCAGGCGGTAGTGGACCTCAAGGGATTTTGCCCCGCTACTTACCGGGAATACTACGGGGGGTGTCTCGATACTGTCCTTCGGACACTTAGGATCATCCGGGAAGAAGGGGCGTGGCTGGAGATCACCAATCTGGTCATCCCCACCGTCAACGATTGCCTGGAAGGGATCCGGGCGATGAGCGAGTGGATCGTGGAAAACCTGGGACCGGATGTCCCGCTCCACTTTACCCGCTTCCACCCGGCATACCGCTTGACTCATCTCCCCGCCACACCGATAGAAACGCTGGAAAAGGCACACGCCATAGCCAGAGAGACCGGAATAAACTTCGTCACCATCGGTAACGTCCCCGGACACCGCTACAATTCCACTTTTTGCCCGGACACCGGCGAGAGGCTGATTCACCGGGTTCATTTTACCGTGATGGAGAACAAAATAGTTGATGGCCGGTCGCCCTTCTCTGGCCGGCCGGTGCCCGGGGTATGGGAGTGAGCGAAAGAGGATCGTCGGGAACTTGTTTCTGAGGTGAGAGATAACCGGGGATAAGGTCTGATTTTCTGAGGGCCAGGGAATACTGCCCGCGGCCCGCGGGTTTACCCCGCTAAGAAGCGGACGGAACCAGCCCATACCGTCTTTAGCCACGGGAATCACTGGTCAATTGCCGGATCGCTGCCAGAATACATTGCAAGGGAGATAACCTATGTTGTGGATCGTCTATGCGAACCTGAAGAGAAGAAAAATAAGAACCGCGCTGACCATTGTCGGGATTTCCA containing:
- a CDS encoding OFA family MFS transporter; the protein is MSASNKTAKTAAPPAHFRYLLAGIGFLVTLCLGTLYAWSIFVPALEQEFGWTRATVTIPFTVAGVVFAFGMAPAGRLLDLKGPKPSLLLSAVLVVVGYGLASMAGNLWWLIISYGVIMGAAIATGYSATVAGGLKWFPDLRGTATGILVGGFGAAAAVFGPIAHFLVAEYGWRNAFVVLGIIFAVIIGASSLVIKNPKPGWRPAGWDPTASKGIRKHSPEYTGFEFPLKEMLKTPQFRLMWTQYVLILCAGFTIIVHLKLLALDSGFSPAAAAGLVALVGIFNLGGRFILSPLSDVIGRLKSFTIVGSLMLIASVSASLSVILNAPGILYFTAAVGGSAFGGYLALSPAFTADMWGMKSVGVNYGAMFTGWGVASFVGPFFAGLVYDIAGTYVPVFFIFGFLCIPAILIAKMLVKPSALKAHAVKIGLAKVETKS
- a CDS encoding sulfite exporter TauE/SafE family protein, with protein sequence MMDEVLKLFILGITVSFGPCIAHCSMVILPYIATNAQDWKGGLQAILIFSLARLAIYGVLGLLAGLVGRTIIERLLQFGPPIMITGGVLITSLGLYIFLRKNEAAHCRVTACKSIHQAGIRDSALLGIFAGVLPCLPLLGVLTFTALNAQDLWQGTSYGLAFGVGKLFSPLILLGILAGSAPALLARYGKAFGYFTKLCGVVLMVVGLSLIVPGLRPL
- the amrS gene encoding AmmeMemoRadiSam system radical SAM enzyme produces the protein MRKIFPSHQKTRNYIFIGLVVTSVLAGLGLAFTFLLPDAVLSEQKAVAISLVDLSEQESGKVYPEAMFWEAMADNQVQCQLCFQNCVIPEGQRGICRVRINHAGRLYTQVHSRVASWQVMPVEKDTMQHLHPGASVFAIATASCNLRCKQCHNWSITQRYPEDIRYFYWPPEEIVRRAMASGSTFISGTMNEPTVFFEYLYDIFPLAQEAGIKTMFRSNAMMNPEPLQTILQYTDAVSLDLKGFSDDFHRKILGGELQPALDTLKLLRDSGVWFEITNLIIPTLNDDMEDIRRMVEWIKENLGPDVPMHFNRFVPAFQLTHLPMTPVSTLEQAYHIAREVGLNYVYIGNVPGHPSNSTFCPGCGTNLVHRTHLAVLYNRIADGRCPDCGKKIAGVWE
- the amrS gene encoding AmmeMemoRadiSam system radical SAM enzyme — translated: MKKRTWIIVLAVVVGSAAAILSMIPDDPVPTQLHQPVALAEGEAGAVAARFWEPLNDGRARCLLCAHFCVVPPGERGICRVRENREGALYTLVYGRLATFPIAPIEKDGMYHALPGTEVLAIATAGCNFRCQQCHNWHITQRGPEDVGARWFTPQEVVDLALRAGARTITGTINEPTVFYEFLYDVAVLARQEGLRMQFHTNGAIAEEALRALLRRIDQAVVDLKGFCPATYREYYGGCLDTVLRTLRIIREEGAWLEITNLVIPTVNDCLEGIRAMSEWIVENLGPDVPLHFTRFHPAYRLTHLPATPIETLEKAHAIARETGINFVTIGNVPGHRYNSTFCPDTGERLIHRVHFTVMENKIVDGRSPFSGRPVPGVWE